Proteins found in one Xyrauchen texanus isolate HMW12.3.18 chromosome 30, RBS_HiC_50CHRs, whole genome shotgun sequence genomic segment:
- the LOC127623841 gene encoding uncharacterized protein LOC127623841: MRDAIDGLLAKHHGKKDMLKQVDADYAALVHRSCKDPNSLLHPTTRQHISRYVKHLAKLMNTSSSLNTSPEKLLETQQLWQRLTEGSETVSVPVTALKPAPVNPPVVSTSQDAPLTQATLVMMVKEIVERQLTAQQLHQQQQLKKTRNCLSCGQPKSRYLGDGSSVHFFYQSAEVKYFYCSKKVFMTYAAEGLTNPRMCF, from the coding sequence ATGAGAGATGCCATTGATGGACTTCTAGCAAAGCACCATGGGAAGAAAGACATGCTGAAGCAGGTGGATGCTGACTATGCTGCCCTTGTGCACAGATCTTGCAAAGACCCCAATAGTCTCCTTCATCCAACCACAAGGCAGCATATCTCTCGGTATGTGAAACACCTTGCCAAGCTAATGAACACCAGCTCCTCCTTGAACACCAGCCCAGAGAAGCTGTTGGAGACTCAGCAGCTTTGGCAGCGTCTGACAGAAGGCAGTGAGACAGTCAGTGTACCAGTCACAGCCTTGAAACCTGCTCCTGTAAATCCACCAGTGGTGAGTACTTCCCAGGATGCTCCTCTGACCCAGGCTACACTTGTGATGATGGTGAAGGAGATTGTGGAGAGGCAGCTAACAGCTCAGCAATTGCACCAACAACAACAGCTAAAGAAAACCAGGAATTGTCTCAGTTGTGGGCAGCCAAAATCTCGTTACCTTGGTGACGGTTCCTCAGtccattttttttatcagtcagCAGAGGTGAAGTACTTTTACTGCTCCAAAAAAGTCTTCATGACCTATGCAGCTGAAGGACTCACCAATCCCAGAATGTGCTTTTGA